One genomic region from Gossypium hirsutum isolate 1008001.06 chromosome D13, Gossypium_hirsutum_v2.1, whole genome shotgun sequence encodes:
- the LOC107932021 gene encoding polyprotein of EF-Ts, chloroplastic isoform X1 — translation MTPVIPCSTSNTTLILGAACSVRKNTSLTRCSSSRRHTRYALPSLRFILPLSTRVTSFPQYRTGYALNGNPGTCISATGTDVAVEQSDAPVDAVETSEKSDSNDVPTQSKRTRSVRKSEMPPVKDEELIPGAMFTGKVRSIQPFGAFVDFRAFTDGLVHVSRLSDSFVKDVASVVSVGQEVKVRLVEVNTESGRISLSMRENDGASKRQPQKDGPSGIDRARPARKNASRPGQKKEPMKSSKFVKGQDLDGTVKNLTRSGAFISLPEGEEGFLPTSEESDDGLMSMMGGPSLQVGQEVKVRVLRITRGQVTLTMKKEEDNDNLDSQLSQGVVYTATNPFMLAFHNNKEIAAFLDQREKPEKIEVQKVSDATAAGELVEKETDTVANIANKEETTDKETEESFEVSSPESSAEVPLVDVVESDETLGSSGEIVDQVTTSASSVVGEDSDTKDEVKVETPVTEDKIPSATSVQDEVGAIPKENGSVGSTYVQPNVPDLKNVEDTAEDNVSSDPSQELADDQIKSSVSEAIEEAENKVENTEDEVPMESPETLSALEVEEVEPPPQKNDEVTNSNGSTPKENAITAAVSPALVKHLREETGAGMMDCKKALLETGGDIVKAQEFLRKKGLASADKKASRVTAEGRIGSYIHDSRIGVLVEVNCETDFVSRGDIFKELVDDLAMQVAASSQVQYLVPEDVPEEIVNKEREIEMQKEDLLSKPEQIRSKIVEGRIRKRLQELALLEQPYIKNDKLVVKDWVKQTIATIGENIKVKRFVRFNLGEGLEKKSQDFAAEVAAQTAAKPVSTVRKEQPASLEAKETDQKPAVAVSAALVKQLREETGAGMMDCKKALSETGGDLEKAQEYLRMKGLSTADKKSSRLAAEGRIGSYIHDSRIGVLIEVNCETDFVGRSEKFKELVDDLAMQVVACPQVQFVSIEDIPVSTVSKEKELEMQREDLASKPENIREKIVEGRVSKRLGELALLEQPYIKDDSVLIKDLVKQTVVAIGENIKVRRFFRFTLGETVEDTKTGTEA, via the exons ATGACTCCTGTGATCCCGTGTTCTACTAGCAATACTACGCTTATTCTCGGTGCTGCCTGTTCGGTAAGGAAGAACACTAGTTTAACGAGATGCAGTTCCTCAAGGAGACACACAAGATATGCTCTACCCTCACTTAGATTTATCCTACCTTTGTCAACCCGCGTTACATCATTTCCGCAATACAGAACAGGGTATGCTTTGAATGGAAACCCAGGAACCTGTATATCTGCAACTGGGACTGATGTAGCAGTGGAGCAATCTGATGCTCCCGTAGATGCAGTTGAAACAAGTGAAAAATCAGATTCTAATGATGTACCAACACAGTCAAAACGAACGAGATCTGTAAGGAAAAGTGAGATGCCGCCTGTTAAGGACGAGGAGCTTATTCCTGGTGCAATGTTTACCGGGAAAGTAAGATCAATCCAACCATTTGGTGCTTTTGTTGATTTCCGGGCTTTCACGGATGGACTGGTGCATGTTTCTAGGCTAAGTGATAGCTTTGTTAAGGATGTTGCGAGTGTTGTTTCAGTTGGACAAGAGGTAAAGGTGAGGTTAGTTGAAGTAAACACCGAGAGTGGGAGGATATCGCTTTCGATGCGTGAAAATGATGGTGCTAGTAAACGGCAGCCACAAAAAGACGGTCCTTCCGGGATAGACAGGGCCAGGCCAGCTAGGAAGAATGCTTCAAGGCCTGGCCAGAAAAAGGAGCCGATGAAAAGCTCAAAATTTGTCAAGGGACAAGACCTAGACGGAACGGTTAAGAATTTAACTCGGTCAGGTGCTTTCATATCACTTCCCGAGGGGGAAGAAGGGTTCTTGCCTACATCGGAAGAATCTGATGATGGACTTATGAGCATGATGGGAGGGCCATCATTGCAGGTTGGCCAAGAAGTCAAAGTACGTGTGTTGCGCATCACACGGGGACAAGTAACCTTGACGATGAAGAAAGAAGAGGACAATGATAACTTGGACTCGCAGCTCAGCCAAGGTGTGGTGTACACTGCAACGAATCCCTTCATGCTAGCTTTCCATAATAACAAGGAGATTGCGGCGTTTTTGGATCAGAGAGAAAAGCCGGAGAAAATTGAGGTTCAAAAGGTGTCTGACGCTACCGCAGCAGGTGAACTGGTTGAAAAGGAAACGGATACTGTTGCCAATATCGCAAACAAGGAGGAAACCACGGATAAGGAAACAGAGGAGAGTTTTGAAGTTTCATCTCCCGAAAGTAGCGCAGAAGTTCCACTAGTAGATGTGGTGGAAAGCGATGAAACTTTGGGATCATCCGGAGAAATAGTCGATCAAGTTACAACTTCAGCAAGTTCAGTTGTTGGTGAAGATTCCGATACAAAGGATGAAGTAAAAGTAGAAACACCCGTGACGGAGGATAAAATCCCGTCTGCCACATCAGTTCAAGATGAAGTTGGAGCTATTCCCAAGGAAAATGGCAGTGTTGGCAGCACGTATGTACAACCCAATGTTCCTGATTTGAAAAATGTTGAAG ATACTGCGGAAGACAATGTAAGCTCTGATCCATCTCAAGAATTAGCTGATGATCAGATTAAGTCTTCTGTAAGTGAAGCGATTGAAGAAGCTGAGAACAAAGTTGAGAATACTGAGGATGAAGTGCCGATGGAATCACCAGAAACTCTGTCTGCCTTGGAAGTTGAAGAGGTAGAACCTCCACCTCAAAAGAATGACGAGGTTACCAATTCAAATGGCTCTACCCCGAAGGAAAATGCGATTACAG CAGCTGTATCACCAGCTCTTGTAAAGCATCTCCGTGAAGAAACAGGAGCAGGAATGATGGATTGTAAGAAAGCACTCTTGGAGACCGGAGGAGATATTGTTAAAGCGCAAGAGTTTCTTCGCAAGAAAGGCTTGGCAAGTGCAGATAAAAAAGCCAGTCGAGTCACAGCTGAAGGAAGAATAGGTTCTTACATTCACGATAGTAGGATCGGTGTCCTAGTAGAGGTTAACTGTGAGACGGATTTTGTCTCCCGAGGTGACATCTTTAAGGAGCTTGTCGATGATCTAGCCATGCAGGTTGCTGCCAGTTCTCAAGTACAATATCTTGTTCCTGAAGATGTTCCCGAGGAGATTGTAAATAAGGAAAGAGAAATAGAGATGCAAAAGGAAGATCTCTTATCAAAACCAGAACAGATTAGATCTAAGATTGTTGAAGGACGAATAAGGAAGAGGCTTCAAGAATTGGCTTTACTCGAGCAGCCCTACATTAAGAACGATAAGTTAGTAGTGAAAGATTGGGTGAAGCAGACTATTGCTACCATTGGAGAAAATATAAAAGTGAAAAGATTTGTGAGGTTCAATCTCGGAGAGGGACTTGAGAAGAAAAGCCAGGATTTTGCTGCCGAAGTGGCTGCCCAAACTGCAGCAAAGCCAGTTTCTACTGTCAGAAAAGAACAACCGGCTTCCTTGGAAGCCAAGGAAACTGACCAGAA ACCTGCAGTAGCAGTCTCGGCCGCACTTGTTAAACAACTACGTGAAGAAACAGGTGCTGGGATGATGGACTGCAAGAAAGCTCTGTCCGAAACCGGGGGTGACCTTGAGAAAGCTCAGGAATACCTTAGAATGAAAGGCCTTTCAACCGCGGACAAGAAATCCAGCCGCCTTGCTGCTGAAGGCAGAATTGGTTCCTACATTCACGACTCTCGGATCGGTGTACTAATTGAAGTCAATTGCGAGACTGACTTTGTTGGTAGAAGTGAAAAATTCAAAGAGTTGGTCGATGATCTAGCAATGCAAGTCGTGGCCTGTCCACAGGTGCAGTTCGTATCCATCGAAGACATCCCAGTGAGTACGGTAAGCAAAGAAAAAGAGCTCGAGATGCAAAGAGAAGACCTCGCATCAAAACCGGAGAACATTAGAGAGAAAATCGTCGAAGGGAGGGTATCAAAGCGGCTTGGAGAGCTTGCCCTTTTGGAACAACCATACATCAAGGATGACAGCGTGTTGATTAAAGACTTGGTAAAGCAAACCGTTGTTGCAATCGGAGAGAACATAAAAGTCCGAAGGTTCTTTCGGTTTACTCTCGGAGAGACGGTCGAAGATACTAAAACCGGAACAGAAGCATGA
- the LOC107932045 gene encoding E3 ubiquitin-protein ligase ATL42 produces MNRFNLTSSLFLLSVLLVGDVESISNSHGDASSDDAVSNFRPSLAIVIGILCAMFALTLSLVACAKFCHRGTTVDSGDNLPTTLRRTKSGFSGIDKKIIESLPFFKFSSIKGSKQGLECSVCLSKFEDTEVLRLLPQCKHAFHVECIDEWLEKHSSCPLCRRKINADDPTILTYSNSFRFLRNGSNSNMELKEDGGSSRFETRTADMATDNDDDRSVFHKLNVVFKNRWSNLSSSDIVLLNSEMINDMSNDMIENEKKMKIIEDVKIKISSINETNTVSGPVVASTSSSRIVNEGERRSMSDITVLSRSRDVITRNRTCEPPPPSRSSSLSENYTNEETIRRQWWSIARRTIQWFSNRELRSQKSRIQPI; encoded by the coding sequence ATGAATCGATTCAACTTAACCAGTTCATTATTTCTTCTTTCCGTTCTTTTAGTCGGCGATGTAGAATCTATCTCCAACAGCCACGGTGATGCAAGTTCCGATGATGCTGTCTCTAATTTCCGGCCAAGCCTCGCCATTGTCATCGGCATTCTCTGTGCCATGTTCGCTTTAACTCTCTCCCTAGTTGCCTGTGCAAAATTCTGCCACCGTGGAACCACCGTCGACAGCGGTGATAACCTCCCTACAACTCTCCGTCGAACAAAATCTGGGTTCTCCGGGATCGACAAGAAAATCATAGAATCACTCCCTTTCTTCAAATTCTCATCGATCAAAGGATCGAAACAAGGACTCGAATGTTCGGTTTGCCTCTCGAAATTCGAAGATACCGAGGTTTTAAGATTGTTGCCGCAATGCAAACACGCATTTCACGTCGAATGTATCGACGAATGGCTTGAAAAACACTCGAGCTGCCCGCTTTGTCGCCGGAAAATCAACGCCGACGATCCGACAATCTTAACGTACTCCAACAGCTTCCGGTTCTTAAGAAACGGCTCGAACTCAAACATGGAGCTCAAAGAAGACGGTGGGTCATCAAGATTTGAAACCAGAACAGCGGACATGGCCACCGACAACGACGATGATCGGAGTGTGTTTCACAAACTCAACGTGGTTTTCAAGAACCGGTGGAGCAATTTAAGTTCTTCAGACATTGTTTTGTTGAACTCCGAAATGATTAACGATATGTCGAACGACATGATCGAAAACGAGAAAAAAATGAAGATTATTGAGGATGTAAAGATCAAAATCAGTTCGATCAATGAAACCAATACAGTTTCAGGTCCTGTTGTTGCTTCGACATCATCATCAAGGATTGTTAATGAAGGTGAAAGAAGATCAATGTCGGACATTACTGTTTTATCGAGGTCTCGAGATGTGATTACGAGGAACAGAACATGTGAGCCGCCGCCACCGTCGCGGTCTTCGTCTTTATCGGAGAATTATACGAACGAGGAAACAATAAGGCGACAATGGTGGTCGATTGCTAGAAGAACAATTCAATGGTTTTCTAACAGAGAATTAAGGTCTCAAAAATCTCGAATTCagccaatttaa
- the LOC107932021 gene encoding polyprotein of EF-Ts, chloroplastic isoform X2, producing MTPVIPCSTSNTTLILGAACSVRKNTSLTRCSSSRRHTRYALPSLRFILPLSTRVTSFPQYRTGYALNGNPGTCISATGTDVAVEQSDAPVDAVETSEKSDSNDVPTQSKRTRSVRKSEMPPVKDEELIPGAMFTGKVRSIQPFGAFVDFRAFTDGLVHVSRLSDSFVKDVASVVSVGQEVKVRLVEVNTESGRISLSMRENDGASKRQPQKDGPSGIDRARPARKNASRPGQKKEPMKSSKFVKGQDLDGTVKNLTRSGAFISLPEGEEGFLPTSEESDDGLMSMMGGPSLQVGQEVKVRVLRITRGQVTLTMKKEEDNDNLDSQLSQGVVYTATNPFMLAFHNNKEIAAFLDQREKPEKIEVQKVSDATAAGELVEKETDTVANIANKEETTDKETEESFEVSSPESSAEVPLVDVVESDETLGSSGEIVDQVTTSASSVVGEDSDTKDEVKVETPVTEDKIPSATSVQDEVGAIPKENGSVGSTYVQPNVPDLKNVEDTAEDNVSSDPSQELADDQIKSSVSEAIEEAENKVENTEDEVPMESPETLSALEVEEVEPPPQKNDEVTNSNGSTPKENAITAVSPALVKHLREETGAGMMDCKKALLETGGDIVKAQEFLRKKGLASADKKASRVTAEGRIGSYIHDSRIGVLVEVNCETDFVSRGDIFKELVDDLAMQVAASSQVQYLVPEDVPEEIVNKEREIEMQKEDLLSKPEQIRSKIVEGRIRKRLQELALLEQPYIKNDKLVVKDWVKQTIATIGENIKVKRFVRFNLGEGLEKKSQDFAAEVAAQTAAKPVSTVRKEQPASLEAKETDQKPAVAVSAALVKQLREETGAGMMDCKKALSETGGDLEKAQEYLRMKGLSTADKKSSRLAAEGRIGSYIHDSRIGVLIEVNCETDFVGRSEKFKELVDDLAMQVVACPQVQFVSIEDIPVSTVSKEKELEMQREDLASKPENIREKIVEGRVSKRLGELALLEQPYIKDDSVLIKDLVKQTVVAIGENIKVRRFFRFTLGETVEDTKTGTEA from the exons ATGACTCCTGTGATCCCGTGTTCTACTAGCAATACTACGCTTATTCTCGGTGCTGCCTGTTCGGTAAGGAAGAACACTAGTTTAACGAGATGCAGTTCCTCAAGGAGACACACAAGATATGCTCTACCCTCACTTAGATTTATCCTACCTTTGTCAACCCGCGTTACATCATTTCCGCAATACAGAACAGGGTATGCTTTGAATGGAAACCCAGGAACCTGTATATCTGCAACTGGGACTGATGTAGCAGTGGAGCAATCTGATGCTCCCGTAGATGCAGTTGAAACAAGTGAAAAATCAGATTCTAATGATGTACCAACACAGTCAAAACGAACGAGATCTGTAAGGAAAAGTGAGATGCCGCCTGTTAAGGACGAGGAGCTTATTCCTGGTGCAATGTTTACCGGGAAAGTAAGATCAATCCAACCATTTGGTGCTTTTGTTGATTTCCGGGCTTTCACGGATGGACTGGTGCATGTTTCTAGGCTAAGTGATAGCTTTGTTAAGGATGTTGCGAGTGTTGTTTCAGTTGGACAAGAGGTAAAGGTGAGGTTAGTTGAAGTAAACACCGAGAGTGGGAGGATATCGCTTTCGATGCGTGAAAATGATGGTGCTAGTAAACGGCAGCCACAAAAAGACGGTCCTTCCGGGATAGACAGGGCCAGGCCAGCTAGGAAGAATGCTTCAAGGCCTGGCCAGAAAAAGGAGCCGATGAAAAGCTCAAAATTTGTCAAGGGACAAGACCTAGACGGAACGGTTAAGAATTTAACTCGGTCAGGTGCTTTCATATCACTTCCCGAGGGGGAAGAAGGGTTCTTGCCTACATCGGAAGAATCTGATGATGGACTTATGAGCATGATGGGAGGGCCATCATTGCAGGTTGGCCAAGAAGTCAAAGTACGTGTGTTGCGCATCACACGGGGACAAGTAACCTTGACGATGAAGAAAGAAGAGGACAATGATAACTTGGACTCGCAGCTCAGCCAAGGTGTGGTGTACACTGCAACGAATCCCTTCATGCTAGCTTTCCATAATAACAAGGAGATTGCGGCGTTTTTGGATCAGAGAGAAAAGCCGGAGAAAATTGAGGTTCAAAAGGTGTCTGACGCTACCGCAGCAGGTGAACTGGTTGAAAAGGAAACGGATACTGTTGCCAATATCGCAAACAAGGAGGAAACCACGGATAAGGAAACAGAGGAGAGTTTTGAAGTTTCATCTCCCGAAAGTAGCGCAGAAGTTCCACTAGTAGATGTGGTGGAAAGCGATGAAACTTTGGGATCATCCGGAGAAATAGTCGATCAAGTTACAACTTCAGCAAGTTCAGTTGTTGGTGAAGATTCCGATACAAAGGATGAAGTAAAAGTAGAAACACCCGTGACGGAGGATAAAATCCCGTCTGCCACATCAGTTCAAGATGAAGTTGGAGCTATTCCCAAGGAAAATGGCAGTGTTGGCAGCACGTATGTACAACCCAATGTTCCTGATTTGAAAAATGTTGAAG ATACTGCGGAAGACAATGTAAGCTCTGATCCATCTCAAGAATTAGCTGATGATCAGATTAAGTCTTCTGTAAGTGAAGCGATTGAAGAAGCTGAGAACAAAGTTGAGAATACTGAGGATGAAGTGCCGATGGAATCACCAGAAACTCTGTCTGCCTTGGAAGTTGAAGAGGTAGAACCTCCACCTCAAAAGAATGACGAGGTTACCAATTCAAATGGCTCTACCCCGAAGGAAAATGCGATTACAG CTGTATCACCAGCTCTTGTAAAGCATCTCCGTGAAGAAACAGGAGCAGGAATGATGGATTGTAAGAAAGCACTCTTGGAGACCGGAGGAGATATTGTTAAAGCGCAAGAGTTTCTTCGCAAGAAAGGCTTGGCAAGTGCAGATAAAAAAGCCAGTCGAGTCACAGCTGAAGGAAGAATAGGTTCTTACATTCACGATAGTAGGATCGGTGTCCTAGTAGAGGTTAACTGTGAGACGGATTTTGTCTCCCGAGGTGACATCTTTAAGGAGCTTGTCGATGATCTAGCCATGCAGGTTGCTGCCAGTTCTCAAGTACAATATCTTGTTCCTGAAGATGTTCCCGAGGAGATTGTAAATAAGGAAAGAGAAATAGAGATGCAAAAGGAAGATCTCTTATCAAAACCAGAACAGATTAGATCTAAGATTGTTGAAGGACGAATAAGGAAGAGGCTTCAAGAATTGGCTTTACTCGAGCAGCCCTACATTAAGAACGATAAGTTAGTAGTGAAAGATTGGGTGAAGCAGACTATTGCTACCATTGGAGAAAATATAAAAGTGAAAAGATTTGTGAGGTTCAATCTCGGAGAGGGACTTGAGAAGAAAAGCCAGGATTTTGCTGCCGAAGTGGCTGCCCAAACTGCAGCAAAGCCAGTTTCTACTGTCAGAAAAGAACAACCGGCTTCCTTGGAAGCCAAGGAAACTGACCAGAA ACCTGCAGTAGCAGTCTCGGCCGCACTTGTTAAACAACTACGTGAAGAAACAGGTGCTGGGATGATGGACTGCAAGAAAGCTCTGTCCGAAACCGGGGGTGACCTTGAGAAAGCTCAGGAATACCTTAGAATGAAAGGCCTTTCAACCGCGGACAAGAAATCCAGCCGCCTTGCTGCTGAAGGCAGAATTGGTTCCTACATTCACGACTCTCGGATCGGTGTACTAATTGAAGTCAATTGCGAGACTGACTTTGTTGGTAGAAGTGAAAAATTCAAAGAGTTGGTCGATGATCTAGCAATGCAAGTCGTGGCCTGTCCACAGGTGCAGTTCGTATCCATCGAAGACATCCCAGTGAGTACGGTAAGCAAAGAAAAAGAGCTCGAGATGCAAAGAGAAGACCTCGCATCAAAACCGGAGAACATTAGAGAGAAAATCGTCGAAGGGAGGGTATCAAAGCGGCTTGGAGAGCTTGCCCTTTTGGAACAACCATACATCAAGGATGACAGCGTGTTGATTAAAGACTTGGTAAAGCAAACCGTTGTTGCAATCGGAGAGAACATAAAAGTCCGAAGGTTCTTTCGGTTTACTCTCGGAGAGACGGTCGAAGATACTAAAACCGGAACAGAAGCATGA
- the LOC107932052 gene encoding hexokinase-1, with the protein MGKVAVGAAAVCAAAVCAAAALVVHHRMKSSGKWAQAQSILKDFEEKCGTPISKLKQVADAMTVEMHAGLASEGGSKLKMIISYVDNLPTGDEKGLFYALDLGGTNFRVLRVHLGGKEHHVVKQEFEEVSIPPHLMTGSSDALFDYIAEALAKFVATESEGLHFSPDRQRELGFTFSFPVRQTSISSGTLIKWTKGFSIEDAVGQDVVGELTKAMERIGLDMRVTALVNDTIGTLAGGRYNNPDVVAAVILGTGTNAAYVERAHAIPKWHGLLPKSGDMVINMEWGNFRSSHLPISEYDQALDTESLNPGEQIFEKMISGMYLGEVVRRVLYKMADEAAFFGDTIPEKLKIPFILRTPHMSAMHQDTSPDLKIVATKLKDILEISNTSLKMRKVIVELCDIVATRGARLSAAGIAGILKKIGRDTLKDGEKQKSVVSLDGGLYEHYTKFRTCMESTLTELLGEEVSENIIIEHSNDGSGIGAALLAASHSQYIGIDES; encoded by the exons ATGGGGAAAGTAGCGGTGGGTGCGGCGGCCGTGTGTGCCGCGGCCGTGTGTGCCGCGGCGGCGTTGGTGGTACATCACCGGATGAAGAGTTCGGGGAAGTGGGCCCAGGCTCAATCTATACTGAAAGATTTCGAGGAAAAGTGCGGCACGCCGATTTCGAAGCTGAAACAGGTGGCGGATGCTATGACCGTCGAGATGCACGCCGGGCTCGCATCGGAAGGCGGGAGCAAGCTCAAAATGATCATCAGCTACGTCGATAATCTCCCCACTGG TGATGAGAAAGGGCTGTTTTATGCGCTCGACCTCGGTGGCACCAATTTCCGTGTGCTACGTGTACACTTGGGTGGTAAAGAACACCATGTCGTTAAGCAGGAATTCGAGGAAGTATCGATTCCTCCTCATTTGATGACCGGATCTTCTGAC GCATTATTTGATTATATTGCCGAAGCTCTTGCAAAATTTGTTGCTACAGAAAGTGAAGGTTTACATTTTTCACCCGATAGACAAAGGGAGCTGGGGTTTACGTTCTCATTTCCTGTTCGGCAAACATCGATATCGTCTGGGACTCTTATAAAATGGACAAAGGGCTTCTCGATTGAAGATGCA GTTGGTCAAGATGTTGTTGGAGAATTGACTAAAGCCATGGAAAGGATTGGCCTCGACATGCGTGTGACAGCTTTG GTCAATGACACAATTGGCACATTGGCTGGTGGAAGATATAACAACCCAGATGTTGTTGCTGCTGTGATATTGGGTACAGGCACCAATGCAGCTTATGTAGAGCGTGCTCATGCAATTCCCAAATGGCACGGTCTTCTACCTAAGTCTGGGGACATG GTTATCAACATGGAGTGGGGTAACTTCCGGTCTTCTCACCTTCCAATATCAGAATATGACCAAGCACTGGATACTGAGAGCTTAAACCCTGGAGAACAG ATTTTCGAGAAAATGATTTCTGGTATGTATTTGGGAGAGGTTGTACGTAGAGTTCTGTACAAGATGGCTGACGAAGCCGCATTTTTTGGTGATACTATTCCAGAGAAACTGAAAATTCCTTTCATACTAAG AACTCCTCACATGTCCGCAATGCATCAGGACACATCTCCGGATCTCAAAATTGTGGCGACAAAACTAAAGGATATCTTAGAG ATATCGAATACCTCCCtgaaaatgagaaaagttattgTTGAGCTATGTGACATTGTTGCAACTCGTGGTGCCCGACTATCGGCTGCGGGAATTGCCGGCATCCTCAAGAAAATCGGAAGAGACACATTGAAAGATGGTGAAAAGCAAAAGTCGGTTGTGTCTCTAGACGGTGGATTGTACGAACACTACACCAAATTCCGTACCTGCATGGAGAGCACCCTCACCGAGTTGCTAGGAGAAGAAGTCTCCGAAAACATCATTATCGAACATTCCAACGATGGTTCCGGCATCGGGGCAGCCCTCCTGGCGGCTTCTCACTCACAATACATCGGAATTGATGAATCCTGA